A part of Citrifermentans bremense genomic DNA contains:
- the yidD gene encoding membrane protein insertion efficiency factor YidD yields the protein MLKKIFIGLVVFYQRFISPLKAPSCRFYPTCSHYSLQALEKYGPVKGLWLTAARILRCHPFHPGGYDPVK from the coding sequence ATGCTTAAGAAGATATTCATAGGCCTTGTAGTCTTCTACCAGAGGTTCATCTCTCCGCTCAAGGCCCCTTCCTGCCGTTTTTACCCTACCTGTTCGCATTACTCCTTACAAGCATTGGAAAAGTACGGTCCCGTCAAGGGGTTGTGGCTGACGGCCGCTCGCATACTGAGGTGCCACCCGTTCCATCCAGGCGGGTACGATCCGGTTAAATAG